TGGGGCAGGGGCGGCGGGCAGGGTACGACGCGTGACGCCAACCCGTCACATGCTTGCGGGGCTGTTGCTGCCGTTGTTGTTGTGGGCTTGTGCCGTTTCGGGCGCGGATCTGCGCGGGCGTGTCGTTTCGGTGTCGGATGGCGATACCCTGAAGGTGGTCTCCGGGAGGAAGGAGACGACGATCCGATTGGCGGGCATTGATGCGCCGGAGCGGCGGCAGCCGTATTCGGAACAGGCGAAGCGGGCGCTGTCGGAGATGGTCTTTGGGAAGGATGTCCGGGTGGTGATTCAGGACACGGACCGTTACGGGCGGACGGTGGGGGTGGTGTATGTGGGGCGGAAGCAGGTCAATCTGGAGTTGGTGCGGATGGGTCTGGCCTGGCACTACCGGCAGTATTCCGACGACAAGGATCTGGCCCGGGCGGAGGTGGAGGCTCGAAAGGCGCGGCGCGGTCTGTGGGCGGATCGGAAGCCGGTGGCGCCATGGGACTGGCGACGGGCCAACGCGGCCGCTGCCCGGCGTTAAGGGGGGTGAATCCAGACAGGCTGGATGGGTTTGCCGTACTGAAGCGTGCGTTCCTCCGCCCCTCCGCCCCATGCGGCCGGCTTTGCGGATGGTGGGTCAGGGGGTGCCTCAGCCCATGCATTCGTGGGCGTGTTCGGGGTAGGGCAGGCGGTTGAGGGAGGCGGAGTTTTCGCCCTGAAGGTCTTCGCGAATGAAGATCGATTCGCAGCGTTGCGCGAGATCGCGAAGGCCGTCGCGGACCTCTGCGGTGGCGGGTTCGTATTCGCGGGCGGCGATCAGCGCCTTGTCGAGGAGTTCGACGAAGGCGGGAGGGAATCCGCTGACGACGCCCTTGAGCGAAAGGGCGAAGCGAAGGGCGAGGGACACCTCCTCGGGCGTCTCCGTGGTGCGGTACCACCAATTACGGGTGCGCTCGACGCCTTCGGGCCAGGCACCCATGCACATGGGTTTGATGGCCAGGACCGCCGCGCCGCGATCCGCGGCAGACTCGAGAACGGCCTTGCCGAAGTCGCGGAGGTAGAATTCGGCGAAGCTGACGGGGAACATCACGGTATCGAATTCGAAGGCCTTGAGGGCGGCGAGGGCGGCCCTGGTGCTGTGGGCGGAGAACCCGATCCAGCGGATCTTGCCCTGTTCCCGCGCCTCGAGGAACGCCTCGATGGCCCCGCCCGGGGCGAAGGCCTGGCGCACCTCGTCCACGGTGACCAGGTGGTGCATCTGATAGAGGTCGAAACGGTCGGTGCGGTGGCGTTCCAGGGAGCGCTCCAGTTCGGCGCGGGCGCCGGCCTTGTCGCGGGCCTTGGTCTTGCAGGCGAGGAAGATCTGGGATCGATCGATGCCTTCGAGGGCAGGGCCCAGTTTGCGCTCGCAGTCGCCGTCCCGACCGTAGGCCGGAGCGTTGTCAAAGTAGTTCACTCCGCGGTGAAAGGCGTCCTGCACGGCGCGGTTGGCTTCGTTCTGATCGAGGCGCATGAGGGCGAGGGCCGGGAATCCGATGATGGATACTTCCCAACCGGTGCGACCCAGAATTCGGCGGGGGAGACCAGCCACGCCGGGACGGAGTGGATCCGAGACCTTGAAGTCGGCAAGCAACCGGTCGATGCCCAGGGTGGTGGTGGCGGTTGCCCCGCCCATCAGTTCGAAAAACGTGCGGCGTTTCATCGGAGGATGGAGGTATCAAAGGGTCGAGGGACGCCGCTGACAACCATTTCGTGGCCGGGAACGGCTCGTTCAATTCCGCCGCGATTTCCTGTGGAACGCGACAGATGGCGAGCCCGGACGGTCGCTTGGATCGTTGGTCAGGGCATGCCAGATCCCAACGTCCCTCCCGACGGTTTTCATTTGGAGATGCACCGCCTCCATGCCGGGACGTCTCCGCGGGGTCCGATCGCAGGCGGTGTCTGGCTCGGGGGATCCAGCCCCAGATGCTACGACTGGCTACCCAACCGCATCCACGCGCAGGTCGCGGAGGACTCGCAGTCCCGGGATCGGGGCGCCTCGAATAATCCGTGCGCCGCTCTTGCGTCGCTTCCCGAACTTGTCCCGGTGCCGCTCCCACATCTGGTTCACAAACTCCTTCGATCCCAGGAACACCCCATCGGTCATGTGCCTGATCCGTAGCCGCAGGATCTGGCCCAGCGGCAGTTGTCCGCCCCGCGCCAGTTCCGCCCGGATCGCCTCCGGGTCCAGCACACGCTTGTCGCTCCGCCCTGACGTGCCGCCAATCACGTATAGCGCCAGGCGATATTCTGCTGACGCGGCGCTCCAGTCGGTTGCGCCCAGAAAGCCCATGATTCCACGGCGGATGACCTTGTCGCCGGTGAGGGCGGCGGCGTAGCCGCAGAAGCGGTAATCCTTGGGATCGTTGACCAGGCCGGCGCGGACGGGGTTGAGGTCGATGTAGGCGGCGATGGCGCGGAGGGCGCTGGGACAGTCTTCCACCAGGACACTGCGGAAACGTTCGCCCCAGAGGTAGCCGGTGCGGTCGTGACGGCGGTTGTACCAGCGGGAGAAGCGTTGTTTGAACTCCTGGAGGAAGATGGAGAGGTCGGCGATGCGGGAGAGGACGGATTGGCGGACGTCGTCGGGGATGGGTTGGCCCTTGTTGACTGCGGCGCGGGCGAGGGTGGGGAGAGTGGCCTTGGGCCCGTAGAAGTCATCGAGTTTAGCGAGGATGACGTCGTCCGGGATGGAGTCGGGAAGGGGCTTGGGAGGGACGCGGATGAGGAGATGGAAGTGGTTGGACATCATGCAGAAGGTGATGATGTCGATGTC
The Verrucomicrobiia bacterium DNA segment above includes these coding regions:
- a CDS encoding thermonuclease family protein, translated to MLAGLLLPLLLWACAVSGADLRGRVVSVSDGDTLKVVSGRKETTIRLAGIDAPERRQPYSEQAKRALSEMVFGKDVRVVIQDTDRYGRTVGVVYVGRKQVNLELVRMGLAWHYRQYSDDKDLARAEVEARKARRGLWADRKPVAPWDWRRANAAAARR
- a CDS encoding aldo/keto reductase, with translation MKRRTFFELMGGATATTTLGIDRLLADFKVSDPLRPGVAGLPRRILGRTGWEVSIIGFPALALMRLDQNEANRAVQDAFHRGVNYFDNAPAYGRDGDCERKLGPALEGIDRSQIFLACKTKARDKAGARAELERSLERHRTDRFDLYQMHHLVTVDEVRQAFAPGGAIEAFLEAREQGKIRWIGFSAHSTRAALAALKAFEFDTVMFPVSFAEFYLRDFGKAVLESAADRGAAVLAIKPMCMGAWPEGVERTRNWWYRTTETPEEVSLALRFALSLKGVVSGFPPAFVELLDKALIAAREYEPATAEVRDGLRDLAQRCESIFIREDLQGENSASLNRLPYPEHAHECMG
- a CDS encoding transposase, encoding MRTPRIKVDPSLPAVYHCMSRVAGRLPLLDDSAKHRLLNILHHLARFCDIDIITFCMMSNHFHLLIRVPPKPLPDSIPDDVILAKLDDFYGPKATLPTLARAAVNKGQPIPDDVRQSVLSRIADLSIFLQEFKQRFSRWYNRRHDRTGYLWGERFRSVLVEDCPSALRAIAAYIDLNPVRAGLVNDPKDYRFCGYAAALTGDKVIRRGIMGFLGATDWSAASAEYRLALYVIGGTSGRSDKRVLDPEAIRAELARGGQLPLGQILRLRIRHMTDGVFLGSKEFVNQMWERHRDKFGKRRKSGARIIRGAPIPGLRVLRDLRVDAVG